Genomic segment of Lepus europaeus isolate LE1 chromosome 6, mLepTim1.pri, whole genome shotgun sequence:
TTTTGTAATTCTAATATCACGTTTTGTTTTACAGAATTCAATTCGCCACAATCTGTCTCTACACAGTAAGTTCATTCGTGTACAGAATGAAGGAACTGGAAAAAGTTCTTGGTGGATGCTCAATCCAGAGGGAGGCAAGAGTGGAAAATCTCCCAGGAGAAGAGCTGCCTCCATGGACAACAACAGTAAATTTGCTAAGAGCCGGGGCCGAGCTGCCAAGAAAAAAGCATCGCTCCAATCTGGCCAGGAGGGTGCTGGGGATAGTCCTGGATCTCAGTTCTCCAAATGGCCTGCAAGCCCTGGCTCTCACAGCAACGACGACTTTGATAACTGGAGTACATTTCGCCCTCGGACTAGCTCAAATGCTAGTACTATTAGTGGGAGACTTTCTCCCATTATGACCGAACAGGATGATCTTGGAGATGGGGATGTGCATTCTATGGTGTACCCACCGTCGGCTGCCAAGATGGCTTCTACTCTGCCCAGTCTGTCTGAGATAAGCAATCCTGAAAACATGGAAAACCTTTTGGATAATCTCAATCTTCTCTCATCACCAACATCATTAACTGTTTCCACCCAGTCTTCACCTGGCAGCATGATGCAGCAGACACCATGCTACTCGTTTGCACCGCCAAACACCAGTCTGAATTCACCCAGCCCAAACTACCAAAAATACACTTACGGGCAATCCAACGTGAGCCCGTTGCCCCAGATGCCTATGCAAACACTTCAGGACAGCAAATCAAGTTATGGAGGCTTGAATCAGTACAACTGTGCACCGGGACTCTTGAAGGAGTTACTTACCTCTGATTCTCCTCCCCATAATGACATTATGTCACCAGTTGATCCTGGGGTGGCCCAACCCAGCAGCCGGGTCCTGGGCCAGAATGTGATGATGGGCCCTAATTCGGTCATGCCAGCCTATGGCAACCAGGCATCTCATAACAAAATGATGAATCCCAGCTCCCATCCTCACCCTGGACACACTCAGCAAACGTCTGCAGTTAACGGGCGTGCCCTGCCACACTCGGTGAACACCATGCCTCACACCTCGGGTCTGAACCGCATGACCCCAGTGAAGACATCTGTACAAgtgcctctgccccaccccatgCAGATGAATGCCCTGGGCAGCTATGCCTCAGTGAGCAGCTGCAATGGCTATGGCAGGATGGGCGTTCTCCACCAGGAGAAGCTCCCCAGTGACTTGGACGGCATGTTTATTGAGCGCTTGGACTGTGACATGGAGTCTATCATTCGGAATGACCTCATGGATGGAGATACGTTGGATTTTAACTTTGACAATGTGTTGCCCAACCAAAGCTTCCCACATAGCGTCAAGACGACGACACACAGCTGGGTGTCAGGCTAAGAGTCAGTGAGCAGGTAAGTCTACCCCATTCTCAAAAGGCCTTTTGAAAAACAGAACTTAGAGGAACTTACCAAGCGTCTTCCATGGTTAGTTCCTGTTTGATGTCAACTGACTGCCCCTTGCAGAGAGGTGTCTTTTGTTGTTCATTTTCAAACTCTCTTGCAGCTCATCAATTTTCCTTTTGAGTTTTAAACATAAGGCAGCTTCCTGAAACccctttaaagattttcttttgacAGTTAGATGGCTGCATCTTTTCAGTAGCTCTTCAATAAATTGAATACATTTGATAGAAATCAAATGCTGGGGGATTTTAAAGTGAAATTCCATTGAATGATTTCAGAGCTGTTTGAGAAAGCTCACAGTTTATTCCCCCCTTCTAAGTACCTCTGTCACTCTAATATATTAAATTGAATTGATTTTAATTTGGCTAtattttcattgtgtgtgtgtttttttttcctctaggctACACTTAAAAGTACTTCGAATTATCTGACAACAGGAACTGAGAGAAGCAGTCCAAAGAAGTCTTTCACCCTTCCTTTTAgttttcttgattaaaaaaagagaggggaggggggaacccttcctttttttttcttttttttttttttcctttcgtCAGACTTGGCAGCGAAGACACTTTTCCTGTACAGGATGTTTGCCCGATGTTTGCAGGTTATGTGCTGCTGTAGATAAGGACTGTGCCATTGGAAATTTCATTACAATGAAGTGCCAAACTCACTACACCATATAATTGCAGAAAAGACTTTCAGATCCCGGTGTGCTTTCAAGTTTTGTATATAAGCAGTAGATACAGaattgtatttgtgtgtgtgttgttgttgttgttgttgctgttgttttttaataTCCTTTTGGTCCAAGGAAAGTTTATACTTTTTGTAATACTGTGATGGTCTCATGTCTTGAGAAGTTAAACTTTTGTTTGTACTACCTGTGTTCTGCTGAACTGACGAATCACAAAGAACCAAGGTCTTCTCTGCACCTCTGCTGAGCAGCTTGGGACCTGTTCGTGATGCCACAGGATTCACATGAGAACCAAGTAGCCTGTTTGCAATCTGCTGAATAATGGACTTGTCAGACTTTTGGGGGGAGAATAGATTAAATGCCAGCCTTGTACAGGTCTTTTCTATTTtcgtttattttgttatttgcaaATTTGTACAAACATTTAAATGGTTCTAATTTCCGGATAAATGATTTTTGATGTTATTGTTGGGACTTGAGATCATTTTTGGAATAGATATTGAACTGTAATGTTTTCTTAAAACTAGAGTCTACTTTGTTACATTGTCTGCTTGTAAATTTGTGGAATCACAGGTATTTGGGGGTAAcattcataattttcattttgtatttctaaCTGGATTAGTACTAATTTTATACGTGCTTTAACTGGTTTGTACACTTTGGGATGCTATTTGGTGATGTTTCTGACTGATCTTAAATCATTGTAATTAGAACTTGCATACTCAACGTTTCTCGCCCTGTTTGGGCAAGAAAGTGATGTATAGTTTAAGGACACTTGGCGTTTCATATATATGAGAACTTAATatgtttttatgtatgtattttaaacagATTTCACCTGCTTCTATTATTATTCTGTGAACCATGTGCACTGCCTAGTGTTGAGTCTTTGGATAGAGGCCTGTGTGTTGCATTGTTACGTCGTTCCTAGGAAGCCTTGTAATGTTTATAGATCAGAGAGGGAGACCTAAAGCAACACTTCTTTGTCAGATTAGAGATTGTGATAAGCTTAACCTTTTTGAGTTAAGCTGCAGCACAGATTCTGCCTCATaattctttgctcttttttttttgagcagctggaggttgatttttttttttttctaagcccTGTCTTGAGGAATCATGTCCACACCACACTCACTCTCCATCCCGCTCTCCCTTTTGTCCAGCAGAGGACTTAGTGCACTGTGGAAATTTAAGATGAAGGGGGAAACCATTGATTTTGTAGAATGCTTTTGTATACTTAAGTACAGATGGCTACAAAGTGGAATACAACTTGTTTAAACATTGAGgcaattaatttaaaaaccagCAAACCATCTGTAAGTTTGtgcatttgaatttattttaaaagccttaGCTTCAGTTAAGAATTGGAGAATTTCTTCAGACTTCAGCAACGTAAATGATAATTCCTATCATTATGTTTCAATAATTTCCAGTTAACTGACAGACCAAGTTAATTGGCTTTGCATCCCATTCAGTCCAGCAGTAGTTTCAAGTCATGTGGAATGCCCAACGTGATCACAATAAAAGAAACAGGTGCACAGTAGTGCTTCTCCTGCCTTCTTGTGAAGCCTCCGATTTCTGTGTACATAGCCCAAACCATACACTCTGGCTTGGTTTTTCCTATGTGTCTCACAAGAAAACAAGTGGTCCTGATAGATTCCCAGtaacaggccagctctcttgTAAACTTCCCTCCATGGCTCTTACTAGTTTGAAAACTGGCTAAACAGCCACCGCTCCAAAATGACTAGTGTTCGGAAACCTTCGTTCCTTTAAGTAGTGCCTGGTGTGTCTGTAGTAGAACTTGTTGGTGCCCAAGTACTGGTGTTCTCATCTTGTCTCATCACTGTTCCACAAGCGGCCTCCTAGCTGCTGTTTGCTCATTAAAGAGGCAACAGCTAAAGTAACTGTAAAAATCAGACTGTTTCCTAGAGGGACTTTTTAGAAAGATGTTTCTTCCTCCTCATACCAGCCTCCCCTCCTCAAGTTTTTCTTTGTGTTGAAATCCTAACAGGAATCCTGATAGCTCCCTGGGGTACAGCAAAGGCCAGGGAAAGGCATCGTGTCTGTTTTGAAAGCAAACATTTTGCAGTCTCTGGTAGCTCTTTTCTCTGTAAGAATACTGACTTTCCAGAGTAACCAGTGTATTAGGTATTGTACATGATTGCTTTGTGAAATGTGCAAATGGTATCACCTATGCAGCcttgtttgatttattttctctggttTGTACTGTTATTAAACGCATATTGTATTATAGAGctattcagatattttaaatataaagatgtATCGTTTCCTTAATATAGATGTATGGAATATATTTAGGTATTAGATGCATTACTTGGAAAGTTCTGCTTTGACAAACTGACAAAGTCTAAATTAATTAGCAAGCTTATCCCAGTGAGCAGTAAATCAATGGAACATCCCAAGAAGAGGTTAAGGACACTTAAATTGGCAACAGTTCTCCAAAGGTATGCAATTTGAACTGGATATACGTTACCAATACTCTCCCTCCCTTCAGCGCCTAACATGCTTGAAATTTAGATTCAGCTCTTAAAAGTTCTTAATTTATAACTGATTTTTAAGTGAGAAGTTTttcttgtggttttaatttgtgaaTAGTCATTCAGTGGTTCATGCAAAGTTGGCAGCCCGGCCTGACAGATGGCACCTCCTATAGGCGGGGCCCTGCGTGGCCACGTAAGTCCCGTGAGGATACAGTCATGCCCTCCCTCATTTCACTACCTGAGTTCAGTAGCAGTGCAGAGTCCATGTTCCTGTTCCGATCCTCTGAGAAGTGCCTGATGATGCTGATGTACTTACAGACACAAGAACAATCTTTGCTATAACTGTATAAAGCCATAAATGTACATAAATTATGTTTCAGTGGTTTGGTGTCTTTCTTTTCTAATTGCACAGAATAAGCTCTTTattagggttttttgttgttgttgaatcaAGTACTTGACTTGAAATCTTATTAGCCACAGTGTCatggtttttcatgtctgatACTTTGGTGGAGAAGGGGAACAGCCCTGGTGGGACCAAACCATAGCTACCCCTTGAAATGAAGAACAAGTACACTGTCTGGCAACAAGCAGTCCTGGGGTAATTCATCTTTGGAATGTCTGAAACTACATCCAGCTAGTTATTACTAGGCTTA
This window contains:
- the FOXO1 gene encoding forkhead box protein O1 codes for the protein MAEAPQVVEIDPDFEPLPRPRSCTWPLPRPEFSQSNSATSSPAPSGGAAANPDAAAGLPAASAAAVNADFMSNLSLLEESEDFPQAPGSVAAAAAAAAAVAAAAAAAATGGLCGDFQGAEAAGCLHPAPPQPPAPGPLSQHPPVPPAAAGPLAGQPRKSSSSRRNAWGNLSYADLITKAIESSAEKRLTLSQIYEWMVKSVPYFKDKGDSNSSAGWKNSIRHNLSLHSKFIRVQNEGTGKSSWWMLNPEGGKSGKSPRRRAASMDNNSKFAKSRGRAAKKKASLQSGQEGAGDSPGSQFSKWPASPGSHSNDDFDNWSTFRPRTSSNASTISGRLSPIMTEQDDLGDGDVHSMVYPPSAAKMASTLPSLSEISNPENMENLLDNLNLLSSPTSLTVSTQSSPGSMMQQTPCYSFAPPNTSLNSPSPNYQKYTYGQSNVSPLPQMPMQTLQDSKSSYGGLNQYNCAPGLLKELLTSDSPPHNDIMSPVDPGVAQPSSRVLGQNVMMGPNSVMPAYGNQASHNKMMNPSSHPHPGHTQQTSAVNGRALPHSVNTMPHTSGLNRMTPVKTSVQVPLPHPMQMNALGSYASVSSCNGYGRMGVLHQEKLPSDLDGMFIERLDCDMESIIRNDLMDGDTLDFNFDNVLPNQSFPHSVKTTTHSWVSG